The genomic segment CTCGTCGCAACTTCCGGGCGCCTGGCAAGCAATACGACGACACCGACCGCTGTGTTCCGCAGGATCCGATCCAGGGCTTCGACATCGACATCTATCGGACGTTCTACAAGGACGGCAAGAAGGTGAAGTCGGAGACGGACACCGCGCACTACCAGGCGGCCGACACCGTCATCTGCGGCAAGAAACCCCCGGCTTAGACCGCGACGTTCAGCGCGATCGTGTAGCCCTTGTCGACCGAGCCGGTCGCGGTGGCGAGCTGCAATGAGTAGCCGTCGCTGAAGACCATGTCACTGTCGAGCGACGTGCCGGCGAGGTTGGACACGCTCTGCTCGTAGCCGCTGGTCGCGTAGACCTTCTTGCACACGTCCTCGGGCAGAGCGATCTGAGACGTACGCAGCTTGCCGCTCGCCGATGTTGCCTTGGCGAGGCTCGGGTAGACCTCGAAGTGGATGTGGGGCCAGCGACCTTGATAGGCCGCGGGGAAGATGCTCTTGAAGACGACCTTGCCGCTGTCGTCCGCTGCCTGCACTCCTCGCAGGTAGTTCTCGTCGGCGATCTCGGAGTCGTACATCGAGTAGCGACCCTCGCGGTCGCAGTGCCACGCATAGACGGCAGCGCCCGCGTACGGGGTCACCTTGCTCCCGGACATGTCGAAGATTGTCATCTCGATGTTCATCGGCACGCCTTCGGCGGCAGTGCTGGATGACCCGAAGCTCGTGCTGATGTCGCTGCGAACGATTCCGCTCTCGGTCAGCACGTTGACGCCGTTCGTTCCGTCCGCGGGGTAGGGGCCGCCCGTCTCCTCGGGCACCTCTGCCGTGACGGTGCCCGAGGAGCTCGTCGGCGTCGCTGAGGTTGACGACGACGTCGCTGTGCTTGATGAAGACGTGCTCGTGGGTGAGTCGCTCCCACCACACGCGGCGAGCGCTGCTGCAAGTCCGGCGCCGCTCAGTAGGCCGAGGGCCCGGCGTCGGTTGAGCAGTGTCGGCAGGTCGTGACCCAGGCCGAGATCGTGCTCTTCAGGTGTGTCGGTGTGGTGGTGGCTCATGGTCAACACCGTACGAACGCAGTCTGGGAGGCGCCAGTGCCGTCACTGTGAGGTTGCTGTGGATGGCTGCAGATAGATGTAGTCGTGGTGATCGACGAATCCGTATGGCTTGTAGAGCGCCAGCGCGGCCTCGTTCGTACGCATCGTCTGCAGGTAGGCCTTGTCGGCGCCGTGCTCGATCGCCCAGGCCAACGCAGTGTCGACTATGCGGGTGGCGAGGCCCTGACGGCGCGCATCGGGTTCGACCTCGACGCAGGCAATGCCGGCCCACTCGCCGGTGGCCACGACCCGACCGATTGCGACAGTCGGAGCTCCGATCGAGATGAACGCAACCTGCGCCGGACCTTCGAGGACCTCGCGGGCCGCAACCGGGTCGTTGACACGTCCGTAGTGGCTCAGCCATTCGTCGTCGACTGAGTCGGACGTGCGTGCCTCGGGATCGGCGGCGTACGCCGGATCGAGATCGGCGACCTGTACGACGGCGCCACCGAAGTAGCCCTCCATCGGCTCCCAACCCGCAGCCGCAAACGAATGCTCGTGCACTGATCCGACGACAACCTGAGCCAGAGCAGGTTGGTCACGTTGGGCGTAGAAGGCCTCGACCTCAGCGGTGGCATCGCCGAACGGCATCCCGGGCGAACCGTGGACCGCGACTGAGTTGGCTCGTCCCGTGAACCTGCCTGAGGCGCGGAGTTCCCACTCGCCCAACAACAACGATTCGATCGGTGGCCAGCCGCGGGACGTGATGCGCGTGAGCTCCTCGGCATCGATCGCAGCCGCTGATCGCCGCCGCAACGGTCGGTCGGGAACGGCCTTCCAGGTGACGATGTCCGTCAGCGCGACGATCGCCGTACGACCATCGCGGCGCTGGACTGTCACGGACTGCTCATCGACCGCGAGAACCCGCCCGACGACGTCGTTCAGCGCCGGGCCGCCGGATGGTCCGACGCCTCCGGCGAGATGTCGTACGACGACGCGTTGGCCGACTGTCGGAGCGTCTGAGGTCACTGGCCCAGCGTTTCATGTCCATGTATGGACCTGCTGCGCGGATATCTTGGCGGCCACGGGATAATGGACGAGAACCTTCGAAGGAGAACACCTCGTGACCTACGTGATCGCCCAGCCATGTGTGGACCTCAAGGACCTCGCATGCGTGGACGAATGTCCGGTGGACTGCATCTATGAGGGCAACCGCATGCTCTACATCCACCCCGACGAGTGCGTCGACTGTGGTGCGTGTGAGCCGGTGTGCCCCGTTGAGGCCATCTTCTACGAGGACGACACCCCGGCGGAGTGGAAGGACTACTACACCGCCAACGTCGACTTCTTTAACGACCTGGGCTCGCCCGGCGGTGCTGCCAAGCTCGGCAAGATCGACAAGGATCACCCGATCATCGAAGCGCTGCCGCCGCAGGAACACGACGAGTGACTCACGTGCGGCTCGGGGGAGTTTCCGCACGGTTTCCTGATTTTCCGTGGGACACGATCGCTGACGCCAAGGCGCTCGCCGAGTCCCATCCCGAAGGGCTGGTCGACCTCTCGATCGGCACCCCGGTCGACGACACCCCCGCGGTTGCGCAGGACGCCCTCAGGGCGGCCGCCAACTCACCTGGCTACCCGACGGTGTTTGGTCCTGAATCGCTGCGGCAGGCTGCCGTCGATTGGCTCGAGCGACGGTTTGAGGTCTCTGGCCTGAAGCCTTCGCAAGTCCTGCCGACGATGGGCTCGAAGGAGCTCATCGCCACGCTTCCCATCCAGCTTGGACTAGGTGCCGGTGATCTGGTGGTCGTCCCAGAGCTCGCCTACCCGACGTACGAGGTTGGTGCGCGGTTCGCTGGCTGCGATGTCATCGCAACGGACTCCACGGTTGCGGTCGGCCCCAAGGCGCCCGCGATCATTTTCATCAACTCGCCGGGCAACCCGAGCGGCAAGATCCTCGGCATCGATCACCTGCGCAAGGTCGTCGAGTGGGCTCGCGAGCGAGGCACGCTGGTCGTGTCTGACGAGTGCTATCTCGAGTTCGCTTGGGAAGACACCCCCTACTCGGTGCTTCATCCGTCGGTCTGCGGCGGATCGTTCGACGGCATCCTTGCTGTCCACTCGCTGTCCAAGCGTTCCAACCTTGCGGGCTACCGCGATGCCTTTGTCGCCGGCGATCAGGCGATCGTCACCGAGCTGCTCGAGGTGCGCAAGCACCTCGGCTCGATGGTGCCGACGCCGATCCAGGCAGCCATGGCTGCCGCTCTCGGCGACGACGAGCACGTCAAGATCCAACGCAAGGCCTACGCCATGCGTCGTTACGACCTGCGTACGGCGATCGAAGCCGCAGGCTTCACGGTCGAGCACTCCGAGGGTTCACTTTTCCTTTGGGTCACCCGAGGCGAGAACGGCCGCAAGACGATCGATTGGCTCGCCGAGCGCGGCATCCTCGGTGCCCCGGGCGACTTCTATGGCGCTGCTGGCGCCAACTACGTGCGCCTGTCCTTCATGGCCAAAGAAGAACGCATCGCCGCGGCCGTGAAGCGCCTCGCCAGCTAGTTGGTCGACACCCGCACGATGTCTGGGTCGGCGTCGTCGGTCTTGGTCCAGCCGAGATCGGAACGTTCAGCGTTCCACTGCTTCGTCTCGAACTTCACGGTCGTGATGCCCAAATGCGACGCATTGCCGACGAGATAGTGGGCGATGGCCCAGCCACGCGCCTTCACGTCTGCTGGTTTGCCTGTCAGCGGGAAGCGCGCATTGTCGCGGTCCTGACCTGATTCGATCTTGCCGAAAGCCCTCTGTACATCCTCGACGACAACCTGGGTGCTGCTGTTGCCTTGGGGGTTGATCTGGCAGGTGAAGGCCGCCGGGCTGTAGCCCCGGAGTGCCGATGCGAGAGCTCGAGCTTCGGGTTCGTGCTGTGCGTACGCGGTGGGGAATCCAGAGCGCTGGACCTTCTGCGCCGCCTCGGTGATGACCATCGACTCGTAGCCCTTGATCTTGGCGAGAGCGCTGTAGAACCGGCCGATCGCGTAGTGCGGATTCATGATCTGCTCGACGGTGCCCCAGCCCTGCGAGGGTCGCTGCTGGAACAGGCCTACTGAATCGCGATCGCCGTAGTCGATGTTGTGGATCTTCGACTCCTGGAATGCCGTAGCGATCGCAATCGTCGTGGCCCGCGGTGACAGCCCGCGTTCCTGGGCGATGGCCGCCATCAGGCTGGCCCAACGACCTTGCTCGAGATCGACCTGAGCGCGTACGTCGCCGACCTCCGCTACGCAGTATTCGCTGCGCAACGGCGCACGATCGCGCAGACCGGTGGCGACCAGGATGCCTGCGGCAACGAGGCCACATACAACAAGCCAGCGCAGCTTCATCGGCGGCTACTAGTTGGCGTGCAGGGCGGAGTTGAGCTCGATGCCCGTACGTTCACCGCGAGGCCGAGCCTCGATTGCACCAGTCTGGCTGTTGGTGAGGAAGAGGATGCCGTCCTGCCCCGACAGCTCGGCGGCCTTGACGGTCGAGCCGTCGGGCATCGTGACCTTGGAGCCGGCGGTGACATAGGTGCCGGCCGCGACGACACAGTCGTTGCCCAGCGAGATGCCGATGCCGGCGTTGGCGCCGATCAGCGAGTTCTCGCCGACGCTGATGACTTCCTTGCCGCCGCCTGACAGCGTGCCCATGATCGAGGCGCCACCACCGACGTCGGAGCCGTTGCCGACGGTGACACCGGCGGAGATGCGCCCTTCGACCATCGCCGTGCCGAGCGTGCCAGCGTTGAAGTTGACGAAGCCTTCGTGCATGACCGTGGTGCCCTCGGCGAGGTGAGCGCCGAGCCGTACGCGATCAGCGTCGCCGATGCGTACGCCGCTCGGTACGACGTAGTCGGTCATGCGGGGAAACTTGTCGACGCTGGTGACCTGAACGTGGAGGCCTGCAGCACGAGCACGTGCGCGGGTCGCCTCGAAGCCGTCGACAGCGCAGGGACCGATCGACGTCCAGACAACGTTGGTCAACGCACCGAACAGGCCATCGAGGTTCTGCCCGTGCGGCTTGACCAGACGGTGCGACAGCAGGTGCAGGCGGAGGTAGGCGTCATATGCGTCCGTCGGTGCTGCCTGGAGATCGGCGATCTCGGTCAGGACCACGGTCTTGACGACGTTGCGGATCTCATCCTTGCCAGCCAACGCAGTCAGCTCGGCCGGTTCGGTCAGGCCCTTCGGCGCTGTTCCGAGCTGAGGGGACGGGTACCAGACGTCGAGCACTGTGCCGTCGGGCGTCAGAGTGGCGACTCCGTAGGCGTATGCGTTGGCTGTGCTCATTGCTCCAATCTATCGGGGCGCCTGTGAGCACAGGATGAGGCTAGGTTGCTCCGCATGACTTCCGTCGTCCTTGTCGTCCTTCTGGTGACGTCGATGCTGGCAATCGGAGCCAACCTCACGACGGAATCGTTCGTGGAGCTGACGCAGCGACCAGCCTCGTTGGCCATCGCCGTCGTCGCGAATGTCGTGGCAGTTCCGGCAGTGGCCGCGATCGCCGTTTCGGTGATCGACTTCCCCGCACCAGTCGCTCTCGGGATCCTCGTGTCTGCCGCCGCCTCGGGCGGTAGCTCTGGCCCGCTGCTCGTACGTCATGCCGGCGGATCGCTCGCCTTGGCCGTCTCTCTTCAGGCGATGCTGGCGCTCCTTGCCCTTGCAGCGGTGCCGCTGTGGATGTTGGTCCTGTCGTCGGAATCGTCGTTCGACCTTGACCGGGCTGCGGCCTTGGTCGCCGGGCTGCTTGTCGCGCAGGTCGTACCGTTCGCGGTCGGGATGACCCTGCGCAGGCGGAACCCGGAAACTGCGGACCGCGTGCATGTCGTAGCCGGAAGAATCGCCGACCTGCTCCTGCTTGGGATCATCCTTTGGTTCGCGGTCACCACGCTGAGCCACATCGCAGATCTGCCGGCAGCGACGCTCCCCGTGATCGTGATGATCGTCGTTGTGACGCTGGCCGCGTACGGGCTGCCACAGCTTCAGGGATCAAGCGAGCGTGCCGCGGTGTCGATGATCACCGCGGTCCGCAATCTGACGCTCGCTCTGCTCGTGGTCAGCCTCAGCAAGTCACCTGATCTGGCAGTGACGACGGTGCTCACCTACGGCTTCGTCATGTACGTCGGTGCACTTCTTGCACTCGCGCCGATGCGTCGCGCCCGGGTTGGCTGACCCTCAATTCTTCGGCAGGCCGTCCTTGGTGCAGAGCTTGCCTATGTCAGCAGTGCGATCGGTCTTGATGTAATCGAACATCCTGGGTGCCCGCTCGGGATCCCACGTCACGGCGAAGTCACGCAGCGGGACGGTGCAGTTGAGGCCTTCGCCGCCCATGGCCGCCGACAGCGCAAGCGCGAACTTCGCCAGCGAGATCGGGCCAACGTTGTCGCCGATCTGCAGCGACCCAGAAGCGCCGCTCGCGACCCGCATGTAGCGGAACGGGTTGAGAACAGTCCACGGTGACTTGGCAGACTTGGCGATCGAGCCGAGCACCTCGCGCTGGCTCTGAACGCGCTGGATGTCCTGCGTCGCGTACGTGTGGCGGTTGCGGGAGTAGGCGAGCGCCGTCTTGCCATCGGCGGTCTGGCAGCCCTTCTTGACGTTGAGCCCGGAGTCCTTGTCCTTGAGATCGGTCTTGGGGCAGATCTCGACGCCACCCAGGGAGTCGACGACCTTGACCAGGCCGCCGAAGCCGACCTCGACGTAGTCGTCGACCCGGATGCCGGTGTTCTGCTCAATCGTGTGGACCAGCAGTGGAGCGCCGCCAAACGCGTACGCGGCGTTGATCTTGGTGCGGCCGTAGCCCTTGATGTCGACGAGCGAGTCGCGCGGCAGCGACATTAGCAGTGTCGGACCGCTTCCGGTGTGCAGCAGCATGATCGTGTCCGTACGACCTCGACCACCGCTGTCTCCACCGGTTGCGAGCTCCTTCTGCTCTGCCTTGGTGAGTCCGCGACGGCTGTCGGAACCGACGAGAAGGTATGTGGTGCCCGGCTGCTCCGGAGGGCGCGCACCGTTGGGCTCGGCGTCGACCTTGCCGATCTTGCCCCAGGCCCAGACAGGTACGGCGACCAGGAACACAATCCACGCAAGCAGGACGAAGCCGAAGATCTTGCGCCCGTTGCGCTTCTTCTTGGGCGGCGCCGGTGGACGCTCAGCGGGTTGGGCGCGGACCGACCCCGGTGGCGGCAGCTTGGGCGGCGGCAGGTCGGACGATGCCGGAGCAGCCTTGGGAGGGGTCGACTTCCCGTCGCCGTACAGCCATCCGTACTCACCCTCAGACCACTCACCTGGCATGCAAATGACCGTACCGGACTGCTCGACGTAGGAGCTCAATCCCGCTCGGAACTGCCTTCGAAATTGCTGAGACTTTCACGGCGCGCCTTCAACCACGACTTGAAGGTTGAGGGCAATACTGAGAACCGCCTCAGCTTCTTCCCCACGTGAGGACAACATGTCTGACGTTCGCTCGAGTGTGATGGGTGGCTCCTACGCCCGTCCGGCCGACACCTCGGCCCGCATCCAGTTTCGCCGTGCCCTGACACTGACGGCGATGACCCTCGTGATGCCGGGCTCCGCCCAGCTCGTGATGGGCAATCGCAAGGTCGGTCGCATCAGCGTCCGCATCTGGCTCTCGTTCCTCGCTTTCGGCGGGTTCCTTCTGCTGCTGTCGATGACGTCGCGTACGGGACTGTTCTCGCTGCTGACCAATCCGCGCCTGCTGACCTTGGGCCGGTACGTGCTGATGGCGGGTGCCATCGCCTGGGTCGCCTTGATCATCGATGCGTGGCGTCTCGGACGCCCGCTCGAAATGGCTCGCAACCATCGCCTCTGGATGACCGGACTCAACAGCGCGCTGTGCTTCGTCACCGCGGGCACCATGTTTTTCGCCGCACACCTCGTCGCCGTACAGAGCTCGTTCATCGGCACGGTGTTTGCCTCCGAGACGGTGTCGGAGCCCGAGGACGGTCGCTACAACGTGCTGCTTCTCGGCGGCGACTCCGGACCGGACCGAAGCGGCCTGCGCCCCGACTCGCTCACCGTCGCCAGCATCGACAAGGACACGGGTCGTACCGTCCTGATCGGTCTTCCCCGCAACTTGCAGGACATGCCGTTCCCCAAGGGTTCGGTCATGGCGAAGCAGTTCCCGAGCGGATTCAACGGTGAGGGCCAATACCTCAACGCGATCAACACCTGGGCCAACGACCACGCGGATCTGTTCGACACCAAGGACCCAGGCCTCGAGGCAACCATGGGTGCCGTCGAAGAGGCGACCGGGCTCAAGCTCAACTACTACGCGCTGGTCAACATGCACGGCTTCTCCAAGCTCGTCGATGCCGTGGGTGGCGTGACCATCAACGTCAAGGAGCGCACGGCAATCGGCGGCATCGGCTCACCGATCCGTGGCTACATCGAAGCCGGTACGCAGAAGCTCGATGGCGGCGAGACGCTCTGGTACTCGCGCAGCCGAGTGCAGAACGACGACTGGTCCCGTATGGGTCGCCAGAAGTGCGTCATGAACGCGATGCTCAAGCAGCTCAGCCCGCAGAAGGTTCTGCTCAACGTTCAGAAGATCGCCGACTCGGGCAAGGCGCTGCTCAGCACGAATATCCCGCAGCAGGACCTCGACGTGTTCATGAACCTCGCGTTGAAGGCGAAGTCGCAGAAGATGTCGACCGTTTCGCTGGTGCCGCCGCTGATCTATACGGGCAGCCCGGACTTCGACAAGGTTCGTCGCGTCATCGACAAGGCCATCGCCAAGTCCGAGGGCAAGTCGACACACAAGACAGGTCTGACGCAGGCAAAGCTGTCGCTCCCGAAGACCGACGACACCTCGAATGACCCTCGCAAGGCCAACCAGTCGGCGGACCTCGACTCCTCCTGCTGATCGACTGCGGAACCTGAGATTAGCCGTAGATCACACTCATTCATTTCAGACATGGCACCTGTGTCAGTGATAATGGATGCTTCGTCGGCCACCATTTTCGTGAGGGACCATGTCGCACCGCGCGAGTCTCCTAGGCCGCGGCTATCAGGACCGCCACCTCGATTCGCCGCGTGTCCGCTTTCGCCGAGCCCTCACGTTGTGCCTGATGACGATCATCTTTCCCGGCTCAGCGCAGTCGGCAGTCGGCAGCAGATTCGTGGGTCGGATCGCTCTGTTCGTGTGGGTTTGCCTGCTGGGCCTGGGCGGATTCCTGGCCTTCACCTACTTCACTGACCGAGCAACGTTCCTTGGCTACTTCACCAACAGCGACAAGCTGGCGATCGCCCGTATAGCCCTGGTTTCTTTGGGTGTTCTGTGGCTGATGCTGTTCGTCGACGCGTGGCGCCTCGGTTCCCCGTTCAGGTTGCCGTTCAAGCGAGCCGCGATCATCACACTCATCAACGTCGGCATCGTCGCTGGCGTTGCAGGCTCGACGGCCTATGCCTCGCAACTCATCAAGGTCTCGCGCGACACCGTCAAAACGGTCTTCACCGCAACCGAGACGACGCCTCCCCTTAAGGGGCGCTACAACATCCTGATGGTGGGCTCGGATGCCCGCAAGGATCGGATCGGCGTCCGTCCGGACTCGCTGACGATCGCAAGCATTGACGCCACCACAGGTCGTACGGTGCTCGTCTCACTGCCGCGCAATCTGCAGAACGTCCCGTTTGCGGCGGATTCGCCCATGCGCAAGGTCTACCCGTACGGCTACAACTGTGGGCCGACGTGCTTGCTCAATGCAGTGCACACGGCGGCGCAGAACCGTACCGACCTCTATCCCGACAGTGACGACCCGGGATTGGAGGCGACGATCGACGCAGTCGAGGGTGCCACCGATCTCAAGATCAACTACTACGTGATGGTCAACCTCAACGGCTTCAAGGGACTCGTCAACGCGGTCGGTGGCGTCACGATGGACGTCAAGACGCGCATCGCCATGTTCGGTCACGATGACTCCTACAAGCAGACGTACATCGAGCCGGGCGAGCAGAAGCTTGATGGGCAGCAAGCCCTTTGGTACGCGCGCAGCCGCGTCGCGTCGGACGACTTCACCCGCATGGGTCGCCAGAAGTGCCTCATGGCGGCGATGCTCGACCAGCTCAGCCCGCAGAAGGTGCTCACGAACGCGACGCAGATCGCCGCGTCCGGCAAGGAACTGTTGAGCACCAACATCCCCGAGGTCGAGCTCGGCCAGTTCGCCGACCTTGCCCTGAAGTCACGCGGCGAGAAGATCGGCGTCGTTTCGCTGGTGCCGCCAGTCGTGTCGACCGTCAACCCCAACTTCCCGGCGATCCACGCGATGATCCAGACCGCGATCAAGAAGTCAGAGAAGGCTTCCGCTGCGAATGGCGAAAAGAAGAAGAAGGACCCGACCCAGCGCGCCGCCAATACGACGGACGACCTGGCAGCAACCTGCTAGTCGAACTGCTTCGGCACTCAGCCGGTTGAGGCTTGGTACGCATCGATGACCTCAGCGGGATCGCCGTCCATCATCAAGGTGCCCTTGTTGATCCAGATGACGCGGTTGCACGTGTCGCGGATCGACTGCATCGAGTGGCTGACCAAGAAGATCGTTCCCGCGTTGTCGCGGATCTCGCGGATGCGAGCCTCGCTCCGGCGACGGAAGGCCCGGTCACCGACGGCGAGTGCCTCGTCAACGATGAGGATCTCGTGGTCTTGAACGGTCGCGATCGCAAACTTCAGGCGTGCCGTCATACCGGATGAGTAGGTGCGCATCGGGAGGTTGATGAACTCCCTCAGGCCGGCGAACTCGACGATGTCATCCAGTCGCGCTTCCATCTCGCGGCGAGTGAAGCCCAAAGCCAATCCGCCGAGGATGATGTTGCGCTCACCCGACAGGTCCTTGATCAGGGCGGCTCCAACGCCGAGCATGCTGGGTCGTGACGCGGCGTAGATGGCGCCTTGCGACGTGGGCGTCGAGCCGCTGATGGCACGCATCAGAGTCGACTTTCCGGATCCGTTGGATCCGATGACGCCGATGCTGTCGTTCTCGTAGGCCGTGAACGACACACCCTTGAGGGCGTGAACCGAACGCGTACGGCGTGAGCGCTGCATCAGCTTGCGTGAGCTGTCTGCTGCGGTGGCGCGCTTGCCGGTGGCGAGCACTTTGTATTCGACGTGGACGTCGTCCACGATCACCACGGGCTTGCGATCAGTCGGCGCGACCATAACGCTCCTCCGCAACCCAGAAGAAGACGACTCCGATGGCGAAAATGCCGAAGGCCCAAGCGGAGGTGTAGAGCCAGTAGTCCATCTTGACCTTGTATGCGTCGCCGCCGAGCAAGATGCCGCGGGCGAGCGTGAGGAATTCGTGGATCGGCTGGAAGTCGGCGAAGCGAAGGATCTTTGGGTGATCCTTGAACCGCTCTTCCACGCTGAAGAACAAGCCGCTGGTGTAGAACAGCAGCCGCGTGATGAAGGGCAGCAACTGCTTGAGGTCACGAACGTGGACCGTCAGGCGTGCCGTGATGAGCGTGAGCCCAGCATTGAAGAAGAAGAAGATCCCGACGAGCGGGATCAGCAACAGCCAGTTCACGTGCGGCTTGTTGCCGGTGAGCATGACCAGGACCAGCATGATGCCGATCGTGGGGATGAACAGCAGAAGTCGCTGAACGACGAGTGAAATGGGCAGCGTCATTCGCGGGAAGCTGAGGCTCTGCAAGAGCGCGATGTTGCCAGTGATCGACTTCGACCCGGCAGCGAACGTGGATGAGAAGAACTGGAACATGAAGACGCCAATGACCAGGAACTCAACGAAGTTGGGTGGGCGGCTGCCTGCGAGCAGCATGCCGAAGACGAGTCCGTAGACGCTGGCTTCGAGCACAGGCTGGAGAACGACCCACAGCATGCCGAGACGGTTGCGCTGGTTGTCAGCCTCAATGCGGAACTGTGCCAGCGACAGGATGAACTGGCGTCGTGCCCAGACTTCGCGAAGGTAGGCACCCAGAGGGGGCCGTGCGCCTACTCGTGGGAGACCGCCCGGTCCCACGTCATTGGCGTGCATCTGGAAATGGGTCCCTACTGTGAGTTCTCGCCGGACGATCAGACCCGACCGCGGCATCCCGAGTGTAGTGGATCGCCCTATGTGATCTGGGCTGACTCCTGCTGCGCCACGCGCGTCAGATCAGCGGGAGTGGCAGACGTCACGACGACCAGAGAGCCGCCACCGAGACAGGCCGCGACGATGAGTTGAGCATCGCGCTCCACGGTGCCGGGTTCGACAAGTACGCGTCGGCTGTCAGACGGGGTCGCCAGGAGCTGCGCGTGCGTACGCGACACGCCCCCGAAGTCGAGGGCGACTGCTGCTTCGGTCGGTGGATCGGAGGCGAAGAAATGGTCGCCGTGCCCCGGCACCTCGGCACCGAGATCCAGGAAGCCTTCGGGCTCGGAGATGAACCGGCCGCCGAGTGGGCGCAGAGACGCGGCAACACGGTGGCGCTCATCGCCCTCGAGCTCCGGCCCGCTGAGTCCGATGTCGGCCGCCGAATCCACGATCGCTGCACCGACGTTCCAGGCCGACAGAATCCAGACGAATCGCAGCCAGTGAGTCGGTATGCCGATCCGGATGCGTGACGAGCTGTCGGCATCGAGGTCGTCCACCAGGAAGTTGCTGGTCTTGGCGACCCAGTTGGCAGTGGTCGTACCGCTGAGTTCGACCCGCTCGCCCGTCGAGATGTCGTAGTACGTCAGCAGCGGTACGGAAGCGTCGGTGATTCCGGCGAGGAGCTTGTCGAGACTCATACGGACACGCGTGCGATCTGGACCACGGCTTGTGCGTTCTTCGGCACGGAACGCGGGCGACCGGGATCTGGCTGGCGAAGTCCGGCCACTCGTACGAGCTCAGTCGGGGCGGTGTCTTCGTGCTCGACGACGAGTACCGGCAGCGAGCCGCCCACCAGTTCGAGGAAGCCGGGGGTGCGGAGCACCGGGTCGATTGCCAGAGTCCGACTGGAGGGTCCGAGGACCAGAACATCGGTCTCGCCGAGTGCGTCGGCGACGGCCTTCGAGACGGTGATCTTGTCCGCGACGAGCAGGAGTTGGGTGGCTTCGTACGCCGTTGGGGTGGCGAGGTATTCGTCGACGTGGATTGCCCGAGGATCCTCGGATCCGTGCACGACCCTGAACTCTGCTCGCTCGTCACACACCGGCAGCAGTGTGAACGGAAGTGACGAACGGATGCCGACCGCGATCGTGGCGTCGGTCAGCGTGGCGCCGGTCGCAACGAGCTGCGTACGGACGAGTCGCGCGGCAACTGCCTGGTCGCTGGCACGCTGCCAGCCGGGGGTGAACTCGACCGAGTCAAGGGCGTCGGCAACGGAGTATGTCGGTGTGGGGCTGGGGGAGAGGAGCCCGTCGATATCCGGGCTCGCCTGCAGTCCGGCGGCAAGGTGTCCACGAACCGTTGGGGCAATGACGGTCAGCTCGTCACCCGAGTCGAGCTGGGAGGCGAGCTCGTGGACGAAAGAGGCACCGTCCGAGCCGGTGACGATCGTGATGCGCATACCCAAGTGTCTCGCGTCCTCGGCGAGTGTCCTCACGCGCGGTGACTTTTGACCGGCGACACGCCGTGTATTTGATGAATCTTGCGATTCCGCTTGACTTGTGAGAGTCGCAGGCTTGTAATTTCAAGTATGTCATTCGATTTGGGTCTGCCGCCGGAGCTTGATGAAGAACTCATGTGGCAAGAGCGAGCCCTCTGCGCTCAGACTGACCCCGAGGCGTTCTTCCCTGAAAAGGGCGGTTCGACGCGCGAGGCCAAGCGGGTCTGCTTGACCTGTGACGTCCGCGGTGAGTGCCTCGAGTACGCCCTTGGCCATGATGAGCGGTTCGGCATCTGGGGCGGTCTGTCCGAGCGCGAGAGGCGCAAGCTCAAGAAGCGAGCCTGACCTCCGCT from the Aeromicrobium panaciterrae genome contains:
- a CDS encoding LCP family protein, whose translation is MTIIFPGSAQSAVGSRFVGRIALFVWVCLLGLGGFLAFTYFTDRATFLGYFTNSDKLAIARIALVSLGVLWLMLFVDAWRLGSPFRLPFKRAAIITLINVGIVAGVAGSTAYASQLIKVSRDTVKTVFTATETTPPLKGRYNILMVGSDARKDRIGVRPDSLTIASIDATTGRTVLVSLPRNLQNVPFAADSPMRKVYPYGYNCGPTCLLNAVHTAAQNRTDLYPDSDDPGLEATIDAVEGATDLKINYYVMVNLNGFKGLVNAVGGVTMDVKTRIAMFGHDDSYKQTYIEPGEQKLDGQQALWYARSRVASDDFTRMGRQKCLMAAMLDQLSPQKVLTNATQIAASGKELLSTNIPEVELGQFADLALKSRGEKIGVVSLVPPVVSTVNPNFPAIHAMIQTAIKKSEKASAANGEKKKKDPTQRAANTTDDLAATC
- a CDS encoding LCP family protein, with the translated sequence MSDVRSSVMGGSYARPADTSARIQFRRALTLTAMTLVMPGSAQLVMGNRKVGRISVRIWLSFLAFGGFLLLLSMTSRTGLFSLLTNPRLLTLGRYVLMAGAIAWVALIIDAWRLGRPLEMARNHRLWMTGLNSALCFVTAGTMFFAAHLVAVQSSFIGTVFASETVSEPEDGRYNVLLLGGDSGPDRSGLRPDSLTVASIDKDTGRTVLIGLPRNLQDMPFPKGSVMAKQFPSGFNGEGQYLNAINTWANDHADLFDTKDPGLEATMGAVEEATGLKLNYYALVNMHGFSKLVDAVGGVTINVKERTAIGGIGSPIRGYIEAGTQKLDGGETLWYSRSRVQNDDWSRMGRQKCVMNAMLKQLSPQKVLLNVQKIADSGKALLSTNIPQQDLDVFMNLALKAKSQKMSTVSLVPPLIYTGSPDFDKVRRVIDKAIAKSEGKSTHKTGLTQAKLSLPKTDDTSNDPRKANQSADLDSSC
- a CDS encoding LCP family protein encodes the protein MPGEWSEGEYGWLYGDGKSTPPKAAPASSDLPPPKLPPPGSVRAQPAERPPAPPKKKRNGRKIFGFVLLAWIVFLVAVPVWAWGKIGKVDAEPNGARPPEQPGTTYLLVGSDSRRGLTKAEQKELATGGDSGGRGRTDTIMLLHTGSGPTLLMSLPRDSLVDIKGYGRTKINAAYAFGGAPLLVHTIEQNTGIRVDDYVEVGFGGLVKVVDSLGGVEICPKTDLKDKDSGLNVKKGCQTADGKTALAYSRNRHTYATQDIQRVQSQREVLGSIAKSAKSPWTVLNPFRYMRVASGASGSLQIGDNVGPISLAKFALALSAAMGGEGLNCTVPLRDFAVTWDPERAPRMFDYIKTDRTADIGKLCTKDGLPKN
- a CDS encoding ABC transporter permease, producing MHANDVGPGGLPRVGARPPLGAYLREVWARRQFILSLAQFRIEADNQRNRLGMLWVVLQPVLEASVYGLVFGMLLAGSRPPNFVEFLVIGVFMFQFFSSTFAAGSKSITGNIALLQSLSFPRMTLPISLVVQRLLLFIPTIGIMLVLVMLTGNKPHVNWLLLIPLVGIFFFFNAGLTLITARLTVHVRDLKQLLPFITRLLFYTSGLFFSVEERFKDHPKILRFADFQPIHEFLTLARGILLGGDAYKVKMDYWLYTSAWAFGIFAIGVVFFWVAEERYGRAD
- a CDS encoding ATP-binding cassette domain-containing protein — encoded protein: MVAPTDRKPVVIVDDVHVEYKVLATGKRATAADSSRKLMQRSRRTRSVHALKGVSFTAYENDSIGVIGSNGSGKSTLMRAISGSTPTSQGAIYAASRPSMLGVGAALIKDLSGERNIILGGLALGFTRREMEARLDDIVEFAGLREFINLPMRTYSSGMTARLKFAIATVQDHEILIVDEALAVGDRAFRRRSEARIREIRDNAGTIFLVSHSMQSIRDTCNRVIWINKGTLMMDGDPAEVIDAYQASTG